TATTTGCTATGCAGAGAAAGTAAGGAGAGAATTTTTACAGGCGGGAATAAGAGCTTTTGTAGATTGCTCTAAGAATAAGTCTGAGAATAAGTTAGAGCATAAAATACATGTAGCTCAATTAGAAAAAGTTCCTTATATTGTCTTGATAGATGATAGAGAAATAGAGGATGAAATAGTAAGAGAAAAGCAATTTATGATTAGAGGTTTAAATCAAAAAGAGCCTGTAAAAATGGAATTGAGTTGCTTTATCAAGAAATTAACAAAACTTGGCTCAAGTAATCTGGATGTTATAAATCAAGTCCAGTGAATAAACTTGATTGTTGAGAATAGAGCGGAGAATAAATTAACTTTGAGAATTAATAGAGAAATTCGAGCGCCGAAAGTTAGGGTAATAGGCCCAGATGGTGGCCAGGTTGGTATTATATCGGTTAGAGAAGCGCTTGCTCTTGCAGAAGAGTCAGGCCTTGATCTTGTTGAAGTTGTTCCAACAGCAGAGCCTCCCGTTTGTAAGATCATCAACTTTGGTAAGTTTCGTTATGATCAAACTAAACGAGAGAAGGAAAATAAAAAGGCACAGCATCAGATTAAAGTAAAAGAGATCAAGCTAAAGCCCAATATTGATAATCATGATTTTGAAACGAAGAAAAAGCATTTAAGGGATTTTATCGCGAAGGGGAATAAAGTAAAAGTTACTTGTACTTTTAGAGGTCGCGAGATGGTTCATACAGAAATTGGTGAGTCTATTGTTCGTAAGATGCTTGTAGATGTTGAAGATATTGCAACACCAGAAGCTCCTTTGAAAATGATGGGGCGCACTCTTACGACTGTGCTTGCTCCCGGGGGGAAAAAGAAGATAGAAACAACATAAATTCATTCTAATTTCTTGCAGAGATTAGGTGTTTTTGCGTATGATTCGTAACCCGAACGTTTGAGCCCTTATATGTCGGAGTATTAGGGGCTATGAGAACTTTATGAAAGAGTGATTTGAGGAGAAGTATCGTGCCGAAAATGAAGACGCGCAAAGCAGTTGTGTCAAGATTTAAAGTGACTGGAACTGGAAAGTTAAAAAGAGGACATCCAGAAAGACGTCATAATTTAACAAAAAAATCATCGAAGAGAAAGCGCCATTTGGCGACACCTGCTCTTGTAGATGAGGGTCAATTAAAGATGTATAAACGCCTTATGGGTGTTTAATTTAAAAAATAGTGGAGTTATACCATGGTTAGAGTTACAAATGCTCTGGCTGCACATAGACGTCGTAAAAGATTGTTCAAGTTAGCAAAAGGTTTTTGGGGAGATCGTAAAAACCACTTGAGACAAACTGGCGATGCTGTGATGAAAGCCTTGTCATATAATTATATTCATAGAAAGAAAAAAAAGAGTGATTTTAGAAGTTTGTGGATTATGCGCATTAATGTTGCTGCCAAGATGAATGGAATTTCTTATAGCAAGTTTATTAATGGCTTACAAAAAGCAGGATGTATGCTTAATCGCAAAATGCTTGCAGATATGGCCATAAGAGATCCGAATGGTTTTGCAGCCGTTGCAACACAAGCAAAGGGCGCACTTGCGTCTTAAGCTATGAGGAGCTAAGCCTCCTTGTACACTTCTTTGTGTATTAGCTTTAGTTGCCAAAACTTGCATTAATAAAGAAAGCTGCGGTGTAAAATTCGCAGCTTTCAAATTTTAGGTAGCGGATATGAATTCTTCTAAGGATAGTGCTAGCGAATCTTCTATTGCCTTGTTGCAGTCTTTAATTGCTGATATAAATCACGAAGTAGAAAGTGCTTTAAAAGAAATAAGAGAACTTAAGCAAGTAGAAGATGCTCGATTAAAGTTTTTGGGTAGGAAAGGGCCTATTCAGGCGCTCATGCTTCATTTAAAGCAGATTCCTGTAAGTGATAAACCACTTGCTGGCAAGCTGGTTAATGATTTAAAAGAGAAAGTTGAAAATTCTATTTTACATCTATCTGAAAAACTTTGTCTTTTAGAAGAAGCAAGTAGAATAGAGCAAGAATCTATAGATATAAGTTTGCCCGGAAGACGCAAATTTTTAGGACGTAGACATCCTGTTTTACAGATGCAAGACAAGGTCTTAGAAGTTCTTATCAGCATGGGTTTTTCTGTTCAATATGGCCCAGATATTGAATCAGACTATTACAATTTTGAAGCGCTTAATTATCCAAAAGATCATCCTGCAAGAGATATGCAAGATACTTTTTATATTTCTCCTGATATCTTGCTGCGTACTCATACAACAAACATACAGATACGTATTATGGAGATGATAAAGCCTCCTATTCGTATTATTTGTCCTGGTAATGTCTATCGCAATGAAGAAGTAACGGCAAGATCACATGTATTTTTTCATCAGGTAGATGGCTTATACATTGATAAAGGGGTTACATTTGCAGATTTGCTTGCGACTTTAGAGCAGTTTTATGCAAAACTCTTTGGTGATGATATTAGGACGAGAGTTCGTGCTAGTTATTTCCCATTTGTGGAGCCGGGGCTAGAAGTGGATATTCTTTGTGTGCTTTGT
This DNA window, taken from Chlamydiales bacterium, encodes the following:
- the infC gene encoding translation initiation factor IF-3, producing the protein MRINREIRAPKVRVIGPDGGQVGIISVREALALAEESGLDLVEVVPTAEPPVCKIINFGKFRYDQTKREKENKKAQHQIKVKEIKLKPNIDNHDFETKKKHLRDFIAKGNKVKVTCTFRGREMVHTEIGESIVRKMLVDVEDIATPEAPLKMMGRTLTTVLAPGGKKKIETT
- the rpmI gene encoding 50S ribosomal protein L35 yields the protein MPKMKTRKAVVSRFKVTGTGKLKRGHPERRHNLTKKSSKRKRHLATPALVDEGQLKMYKRLMGV
- the rplT gene encoding 50S ribosomal protein L20; amino-acid sequence: MVRVTNALAAHRRRKRLFKLAKGFWGDRKNHLRQTGDAVMKALSYNYIHRKKKKSDFRSLWIMRINVAAKMNGISYSKFINGLQKAGCMLNRKMLADMAIRDPNGFAAVATQAKGALAS
- the pheS gene encoding phenylalanine--tRNA ligase subunit alpha is translated as MNSSKDSASESSIALLQSLIADINHEVESALKEIRELKQVEDARLKFLGRKGPIQALMLHLKQIPVSDKPLAGKLVNDLKEKVENSILHLSEKLCLLEEASRIEQESIDISLPGRRKFLGRRHPVLQMQDKVLEVLISMGFSVQYGPDIESDYYNFEALNYPKDHPARDMQDTFYISPDILLRTHTTNIQIRIMEMIKPPIRIICPGNVYRNEEVTARSHVFFHQVDGLYIDKGVTFADLLATLEQFYAKLFGDDIRTRVRASYFPFVEPGLEVDILCVLCKGKGCSTCKHTGWLEVAGAGMVHPEVLKNSGIDPEEYSGYAWGMGIERLVMVQKGISDIRMFTENDMRFLQQFP